One part of the Thermoanaerobacterium sp. CMT5567-10 genome encodes these proteins:
- a CDS encoding serine hydrolase, whose product MLRRLKKMLLYFFILLIAFVPTISYGDNSLPHFSFGSRLLYTGTYGTDVLKLQSILNNIGFNTGIIDGIFGNNTLKGVLNFQKAENLVADGIVGSKTYSAIQNATWSNPVVYYVQPNDNIYFIAKKFGTSIQDILDENGLNSNASLYTGEKLLIPHPPVVVPPQLDNAANYQELKNNIETLLSQHPGKYGVYFIDLNSGETFDINGYDSFVAASTYKVPLNFYLYTLITEGKIDPNMEVQYTSQDYESGSGSIQYDPVGTYYTIRELSRRSIEESDNIASNMIMRVVGYDNYLNFMKSMGANVIPYTSNITSPRDLSLYMENLLNYANAHSSTAGELLNYLENTIYNDRISYPLPSNITVAHKIGNLSDVVNDTAIVFYPSKPYILTIMGNNVDGSDNSDAYTVIREISKMVYDFQSR is encoded by the coding sequence ATGTTGAGAAGACTTAAAAAGATGCTTTTATATTTCTTTATCCTTTTAATAGCGTTTGTGCCTACAATTTCATATGGTGATAATAGTCTTCCTCATTTTAGTTTTGGTTCAAGGCTTTTATATACCGGAACGTACGGTACTGATGTTTTAAAACTTCAAAGCATACTGAATAATATTGGATTTAATACCGGTATTATCGACGGTATTTTTGGCAATAACACATTAAAAGGAGTTCTGAATTTTCAGAAGGCAGAGAACTTAGTTGCTGATGGCATTGTTGGTTCCAAAACGTACTCTGCTATCCAGAATGCGACGTGGAGCAACCCAGTCGTTTATTATGTACAACCTAATGACAATATTTATTTTATAGCAAAAAAATTTGGAACTTCGATTCAAGACATTTTAGATGAGAATGGGCTCAACAGCAATGCGTCGTTGTACACAGGAGAAAAATTGCTGATACCGCATCCACCGGTTGTGGTACCGCCTCAGCTTGATAATGCCGCTAATTATCAAGAATTAAAAAATAATATTGAGACATTGCTTAGTCAGCATCCAGGGAAGTACGGTGTATATTTTATAGATTTAAATTCTGGCGAGACTTTTGACATAAATGGATATGATTCTTTTGTTGCTGCAAGCACCTATAAAGTTCCTCTTAATTTTTATCTATACACATTGATAACTGAAGGTAAGATAGACCCTAACATGGAAGTGCAGTATACATCACAGGATTACGAAAGCGGCTCAGGTTCTATACAGTACGATCCAGTGGGAACTTATTATACAATAAGGGAACTTTCTAGAAGATCAATTGAAGAAAGTGATAATATAGCTTCAAACATGATAATGAGAGTCGTAGGATACGATAATTATTTAAACTTTATGAAAAGCATGGGTGCTAATGTTATACCGTATACAAGTAATATCACATCACCGAGAGATTTGAGCTTGTATATGGAAAATTTATTAAATTATGCAAATGCTCACAGTAGCACTGCAGGAGAACTTCTAAATTACCTTGAAAATACCATATACAATGACAGGATTTCATATCCACTGCCAAGCAATATAACTGTTGCTCATAAAATTGGCAATCTTTCCGATGTGGTAAATGATACTGCGATAGTATTTTATCCATCAAAACCGTATATATTGACGATTATGGGCAATAATGTGGACGGTTCTGATAATTCAGATGCATACACTGTAATAAGAGAAATCTCAAAAATGGTATATGATTTCCAAAGCAGATGA
- a CDS encoding NUDIX domain-containing protein, with amino-acid sequence MYPNYRISVEIILLHEGKVLLTKRAGHCKVAPNVWNVPAGKVKYEEIPVQGLYREAREEINLDVELLEELSVRNLKSKSGDENIYRVVFTYLVKPKNDDISSLKLNDEHSELAWITKEELNNPRYETLHIDIRNILLTKVFK; translated from the coding sequence GTGTATCCTAATTATCGAATTTCAGTTGAAATCATTTTGTTGCATGAGGGAAAGGTTCTTTTGACAAAACGTGCAGGACATTGCAAGGTTGCTCCGAATGTTTGGAATGTTCCCGCGGGGAAAGTAAAATATGAGGAAATTCCCGTTCAAGGCTTGTATCGAGAAGCAAGAGAGGAAATCAATTTGGATGTGGAATTGTTGGAGGAGCTATCAGTTAGGAATCTAAAAAGTAAAAGTGGAGATGAAAATATATACCGTGTTGTGTTTACGTATCTTGTTAAACCTAAAAACGATGATATTTCTTCACTCAAATTGAATGATGAACATTCTGAGTTAGCTTGGATTACCAAAGAAGAACTAAATAATCCAAGATATGAAACACTTCACATTGATATAAGAAACATTCTTTTAACAAAGGTGTTTAAGTAA
- a CDS encoding nucleotidyltransferase domain-containing protein gives MLPQKHIKVLQKIYDRLNRTNINWVITGSTAFIIQGIPLKPNDIDIQTDKKGAYQIEECFKEFVIAKVCFSSNGKISSHFGRLEIDGIKVEIMGDIQKYVNGIWEERVDLEKYKRYITLNGMKLPVLDLEYEYNAYMKLGRIEKALLLKKYINRMKNGDGTIFSFDDLN, from the coding sequence ATGCTGCCGCAAAAGCACATAAAAGTATTACAAAAGATATATGACAGATTAAATAGAACTAATATAAATTGGGTTATTACAGGAAGTACTGCATTTATTATTCAAGGAATTCCTCTAAAACCAAACGACATAGATATTCAAACTGACAAAAAAGGTGCGTATCAAATAGAGGAATGCTTCAAAGAATTTGTTATAGCAAAAGTATGCTTTTCATCTAATGGTAAAATATCTTCACACTTTGGCCGTCTTGAAATCGATGGTATAAAGGTTGAAATCATGGGTGACATACAAAAATATGTTAATGGCATATGGGAAGAGCGGGTGGATTTAGAAAAATATAAAAGATATATAACACTAAATGGTATGAAATTGCCTGTATTAGATTTAGAGTACGAATATAATGCATACATGAAATTGGGGAGAATTGAAAAAGCATTGTTGCTCAAAAAATATATAAACCGGATGAAAAATGGAGACGGTACTATTTTTTCATTTGACGATTTAAATTAA
- a CDS encoding DUF438 domain-containing protein: MENKIDKLADILKRLNNNEDPDSVKNEAKELIEDLTAEELSLAEQKLVDEGIEAEELRSLCSVHIEMLEGQLNGLKASLPQGHVLNTFIEEHDEILKLLDRLEQLNSKIQKMKSDEESVAIFSDLKNTAEGILSAEKHHKREEDVLFPELENLGITGPTRIMRLEHDEIRLRKRMLVELSNSVNFLDFTDFKNRVNELSNYIVFNMRDHIFKENYILYPTAYEAIADDNLWSDMKKRCDEIGYCPFTPLK; the protein is encoded by the coding sequence ATGGAAAATAAGATTGATAAATTAGCAGATATCTTAAAGAGGTTAAACAATAATGAAGATCCTGACTCTGTTAAAAATGAAGCGAAAGAGTTAATAGAGGATCTTACTGCTGAAGAATTGTCTTTAGCTGAGCAGAAATTAGTCGATGAAGGAATTGAAGCAGAAGAATTAAGAAGTCTTTGCTCTGTTCACATAGAGATGCTAGAAGGACAGTTAAATGGTTTAAAGGCATCACTGCCACAAGGTCATGTATTAAATACGTTTATAGAAGAGCATGATGAAATACTTAAATTGCTTGATAGACTGGAACAGTTAAACTCTAAAATACAGAAAATGAAATCAGATGAAGAAAGTGTGGCAATATTCAGCGATCTTAAAAATACTGCTGAAGGCATTTTAAGCGCTGAAAAACATCATAAAAGAGAAGAAGATGTGCTATTCCCCGAACTAGAAAATCTCGGCATAACAGGTCCAACGAGAATAATGCGGCTTGAACATGATGAGATAAGATTAAGAAAAAGGATGTTAGTTGAATTATCAAACAGCGTCAACTTCCTTGACTTCACAGACTTTAAAAATAGAGTAAATGAGCTATCAAACTATATCGTATTTAACATGAGAGATCACATATTTAAAGAAAATTATATCCTATATCCAACAGCCTATGAAGCTATAGCTGATGATAATCTTTGGAGCGACATGAAAAAAAGATGCGATGAAATAGGCTACTGCCCATTTACGCCTTTAAAATAA
- a CDS encoding IS110 family transposase, producing MDISLDDVKVHILDQDGNDACSRFSVDNNPSGCNILVSHILDCCNKYNVQKVFIGLESTSVYGWHIQYYLADHASLKPFNPSVTTFNANTVKAFKKSLGDLPKNDWVDAFVIAEKLRFGRLPKSCPVDFRYLALQRLTRHRFHIVDSIVREKNYFLSNLFLKFSGLCQIKVFSNNFGAAATEIFNEFLTLDDIAARPLEDLIAFLVDKGRDHFNDPNATAKLLQDAVRKSYRINANVNDSLNFVIKSCLDNIQYLEKQKKASEKTIANEVKGFKNQFLCLTSVNGIGPTIAAGLISEIGGISRFDNDNALAKFSGIYWSEYQSADFKAEDTYLKRTGNEYLRYYFIQAADQLRKYCPEFSQYYARKFNESKTHKHKRALVLTARKAVRLVFALLREEKLYKPPAMKGDDCKY from the coding sequence ATGGATATAAGCTTGGATGATGTCAAGGTTCATATTCTAGACCAAGACGGTAATGATGCTTGCTCTCGTTTTTCTGTAGATAATAATCCTTCTGGTTGCAATATTTTAGTGTCTCATATCTTGGATTGTTGTAATAAATACAACGTTCAGAAGGTTTTTATTGGTCTAGAATCTACTTCAGTCTATGGTTGGCATATTCAGTATTATTTAGCTGACCATGCTTCCTTGAAGCCTTTTAATCCTTCTGTAACTACTTTTAATGCTAATACTGTCAAGGCTTTTAAAAAGTCTCTTGGCGATTTGCCTAAGAATGACTGGGTTGATGCTTTTGTTATTGCTGAAAAATTAAGGTTTGGAAGGCTTCCTAAATCTTGTCCTGTAGATTTTAGATATCTTGCTCTCCAAAGGCTTACCCGCCATCGCTTTCACATTGTTGATAGTATTGTCAGGGAGAAAAATTATTTCCTAAGTAATCTGTTTCTTAAATTTAGTGGCTTATGTCAGATTAAAGTTTTTAGTAATAATTTTGGTGCGGCTGCTACTGAAATATTTAATGAGTTTTTAACTCTTGATGATATTGCGGCTCGACCGCTTGAAGATCTTATTGCCTTTTTAGTTGATAAAGGCAGAGACCATTTTAATGACCCTAATGCTACGGCTAAATTACTCCAAGATGCTGTACGCAAATCTTATAGAATCAACGCTAATGTAAATGATTCTTTGAATTTTGTTATCAAGTCTTGTCTTGATAATATACAGTATCTTGAAAAGCAGAAGAAAGCTTCTGAAAAGACCATTGCCAATGAAGTCAAAGGATTTAAGAATCAATTTCTTTGTCTTACTTCAGTAAATGGCATTGGTCCAACTATAGCAGCTGGCCTAATATCTGAGATAGGCGGAATATCAAGGTTTGATAATGATAATGCCCTTGCAAAGTTTTCCGGCATATATTGGTCAGAATACCAGTCTGCGGATTTTAAAGCGGAGGACACTTATTTAAAACGCACTGGTAATGAATATCTCAGATATTACTTTATTCAAGCAGCCGACCAACTTAGGAAATATTGTCCTGAGTTTTCACAATACTATGCTCGCAAATTTAATGAAAGTAAAACTCATAAACACAAACGTGCTTTAGTTTTAACGGCACGCAAAGCTGTAAGGTTAGTCTTTGCTCTGCTGCGCGAAGAAAAACTTTATAAACCACCAGCAATGAAAGGAGATGATTGTAAATACTAA
- a CDS encoding NUDIX domain-containing protein, which produces MEIKFYRIGEVSNSQFNFAVIFATYKGKWIFVRHEDRNTWEVPGGHREKNEDINVTASRELFEETGALNYEIEPVCDYSVTIDEVTTFGRLLYAKVNEMGPLPDSEICEVSFFKMMPDNLTYADVQLILLRKVLDFLSEKVLKLLEKDKTRNINIINFIRNYPIYNIESVGDSVLVRGISDEDWVYISSKSYDEFFQLIEGLDEEDKCFAVIEDWMLPHIVKNKK; this is translated from the coding sequence ATGGAGATAAAGTTTTACAGGATAGGTGAAGTAAGCAATAGTCAGTTTAATTTTGCTGTTATATTCGCTACTTATAAAGGAAAATGGATATTTGTAAGGCATGAGGACAGAAATACGTGGGAAGTGCCTGGCGGTCACAGAGAAAAGAATGAAGATATTAATGTGACTGCTTCAAGAGAGCTATTTGAGGAAACAGGAGCATTAAATTACGAGATTGAGCCCGTATGTGATTACTCTGTTACCATAGATGAGGTAACTACATTTGGGAGATTGCTTTATGCAAAAGTAAATGAAATGGGGCCTTTGCCAGATAGTGAGATATGCGAAGTAAGCTTTTTCAAAATGATGCCTGATAATCTTACTTATGCGGATGTACAGCTGATACTTCTAAGAAAGGTATTAGATTTTTTAAGTGAAAAGGTATTAAAACTGCTTGAAAAAGACAAAACAAGAAACATTAATATCATCAACTTTATTAGAAATTATCCTATTTATAACATTGAATCAGTTGGAGATTCAGTACTTGTTAGAGGAATAAGCGATGAAGATTGGGTTTATATTAGCAGCAAATCCTATGATGAGTTCTTTCAACTGATTGAGGGGTTGGATGAGGAGGATAAATGTTTTGCAGTCATTGAGGACTGGATGCTCCCACATATTGTAAAAAATAAAAAATAA
- a CDS encoding MerR family transcriptional regulator, translated as MKISEIMKITKLTKKAINYYEEEGLIKPDINPDNNYREYSQNDVDKLIQISTLRQLDVPVVEIKHIISNPDLIRDKLEQHLKRLNDEEKRIEVIRNVIKTCLDGLNQTSDITELTKNMMTLKESLEMDDRAREGFIKRQLLRVFPGNFGKLMVAAYGPFLNEVLDTPEKEKAWLNLVNCLDKADSINYPQEMGEMYEKYTDKDIEKISMIINKTIQEWISDRIEKNYMDRETFLKKLDVIEPLHKEVFNIVKNIKEQLKNSGSDKINEYLSILSSDYRKYKNNLEKFQKSLGINLDENGNIITNLDI; from the coding sequence ATGAAAATAAGCGAAATAATGAAGATTACAAAACTAACGAAAAAAGCAATAAATTATTATGAAGAGGAGGGATTAATAAAACCCGATATCAATCCTGACAACAATTATCGAGAGTATTCTCAAAATGACGTTGATAAGCTGATTCAAATATCAACTTTGAGGCAACTGGATGTACCAGTAGTGGAAATAAAACATATTATATCAAATCCAGATTTAATAAGGGATAAACTCGAGCAACATTTAAAGAGATTAAATGATGAAGAAAAAAGAATTGAAGTGATCAGAAATGTGATCAAAACATGCTTAGATGGATTAAATCAAACAAGTGATATAACCGAACTGACAAAAAATATGATGACATTAAAAGAATCTCTCGAGATGGACGATAGAGCAAGAGAAGGTTTTATAAAGAGACAATTATTGAGAGTGTTTCCTGGTAACTTTGGAAAGTTGATGGTAGCGGCATATGGGCCATTTCTGAATGAGGTCCTTGATACGCCTGAAAAAGAAAAGGCATGGTTGAATTTGGTGAATTGCTTAGATAAAGCTGACAGTATCAATTATCCACAAGAAATGGGTGAGATGTATGAAAAGTATACTGATAAAGATATTGAAAAAATTAGCATGATAATAAATAAGACTATTCAAGAATGGATATCGGATAGAATTGAAAAAAACTATATGGACAGAGAAACTTTTTTAAAGAAATTAGATGTTATAGAACCTTTGCACAAAGAAGTATTTAACATTGTAAAGAATATTAAGGAACAACTTAAAAATAGCGGTTCGGACAAAATAAACGAATATTTAAGCATATTGAGCAGTGACTATCGCAAATATAAAAATAATCTTGAAAAGTTTCAAAAGTCATTGGGCATTAACCTTGATGAAAATGGAAATATAATAACTAACTTAGACATATAG
- a CDS encoding GNAT family N-acetyltransferase: protein MKLVYDSNVPLPTVKSHIVDLLIADAPYIFENSKYKEYISIEYIEDRIKNGIGLGTYENEKLVAWAITHDDGAIGFLNVLEDYRRKGYGMDVTVAMIKRLLELGQLPFVHIEEDNVKSMNLALKAGFRKDRRVHWIKLY from the coding sequence ATGAAACTAGTCTATGATTCTAATGTACCACTGCCGACCGTAAAATCACATATTGTTGACTTATTAATTGCAGATGCTCCATATATATTCGAGAACTCCAAGTATAAAGAGTATATATCAATTGAATATATTGAAGATAGGATAAAAAATGGCATTGGTCTTGGCACCTATGAAAATGAAAAGCTGGTGGCATGGGCGATTACACATGATGATGGAGCCATAGGTTTTTTGAATGTATTGGAAGATTACAGAAGGAAAGGATATGGCATGGATGTAACTGTTGCAATGATAAAGAGGCTTCTGGAACTTGGCCAACTGCCATTTGTACATATTGAAGAAGATAATGTAAAGTCTATGAACCTGGCATTAAAAGCAGGATTTAGAAAGGATAGGAGGGTACATTGGATAAAATTATATTAG
- a CDS encoding DUF6608 family protein, producing the protein MKGRFLNAVFLICTLFFIATIGSSTIQLLQQRSMDSNLHILFRGGICIVAVVFIEVFSLLKFKNIIVELVIQYLVTMSLIFLMVYMLGYFAELAKTAYRDIFLNYTVGFVVVSAIIIIYRKRKLKK; encoded by the coding sequence ATGAAAGGAAGGTTCTTAAATGCAGTGTTCCTGATATGTACATTATTTTTTATTGCGACTATTGGAAGTTCAACCATTCAACTATTACAGCAGCGCTCTATGGACAGCAATTTGCATATTCTATTTAGAGGCGGAATTTGCATTGTAGCTGTTGTATTTATTGAAGTTTTCAGTTTGTTGAAATTCAAAAACATTATTGTGGAATTAGTAATTCAATATCTTGTCACAATGTCTTTAATTTTTTTGATGGTATATATGCTGGGTTATTTTGCGGAATTGGCCAAAACCGCCTATAGAGATATCTTTTTGAACTACACTGTGGGTTTTGTAGTAGTTTCGGCTATAATAATCATTTATAGAAAGAGGAAATTGAAAAAATAA
- a CDS encoding bacteriohemerythrin — protein sequence MITWREEFRLGVEEIDKQHKRIFDIANEAYDLLKDEFHLDKYDRIVDIIKDLKNYAVYHFDYEENYMKSIGYRKLLSHKVLHDDFKEKINNIDLDKVDENQDEYIKEILNFVVDWIESHILKTDRLYAEKDLKK from the coding sequence ATGATAACGTGGAGGGAAGAATTTCGCTTAGGCGTTGAAGAAATAGACAAACAGCATAAAAGGATATTTGATATTGCTAATGAAGCATATGACCTTCTAAAAGATGAGTTTCATTTGGACAAGTATGATCGTATTGTTGATATAATCAAAGATTTAAAAAATTATGCCGTATATCATTTTGATTATGAAGAAAATTATATGAAAAGCATAGGGTATAGGAAGCTGCTTTCACATAAGGTATTGCATGATGACTTCAAAGAGAAGATAAACAACATAGATTTGGACAAGGTAGATGAAAACCAAGATGAGTATATAAAGGAAATTTTAAACTTTGTTGTTGATTGGATAGAAAGCCACATATTGAAGACAGATAGACTTTATGCAGAAAAAGATTTAAAAAAGTAA
- a CDS encoding GNAT family N-acetyltransferase: MNMYIKPISIDDRQRINDFIKSRWFSTEMVVGGKIVDMTKLEGFIAYEKDEIIGLLTYRIKDSECEIMSLDSLKENQGIGTALLNKIIEEAINKKCTKIKLVTTNDNINAIRFYQKRGFDMVRIHHNAVDVARKLKPSIPLLGDFGIPIKHEIEFEMNLDK; encoded by the coding sequence ATGAATATGTACATTAAACCAATATCAATTGATGATCGTCAACGCATAAATGATTTTATAAAATCTCGCTGGTTTTCAACTGAAATGGTCGTTGGTGGTAAAATAGTTGATATGACAAAATTAGAAGGCTTTATTGCATATGAAAAAGATGAAATTATTGGGTTATTGACATATAGAATTAAGGATAGTGAATGTGAAATCATGTCTTTAGACAGTTTGAAGGAAAATCAAGGTATTGGAACTGCTCTTCTAAATAAGATCATCGAAGAGGCAATCAATAAAAAATGTACAAAAATAAAATTGGTTACGACAAATGACAATATAAACGCAATTCGTTTTTACCAAAAACGCGGATTTGATATGGTGAGAATACATCACAATGCTGTGGATGTTGCGAGAAAATTAAAGCCGTCGATACCGCTATTGGGAGATTTTGGCATACCGATTAAACATGAGATTGAATTTGAAATGAATTTAGATAAATGA
- a CDS encoding Cof-type HAD-IIB family hydrolase yields MKYKMVVADADGTLLNDKKEITVATKNSIEKFRDKGGIFTLATGRGILSATPYINELNIDVPVILFNGCMIYDPVNKKILHKKYLSDDLYKLTANLWQEGRYDVEILVYSIDGIFVNKISDFIKSYMAIEHVKCDIVDDLSSLNKIIKVLFRGNSKMSLKLVDEIRQLSDEPFTCVQSDEFFIEILPYGVTKGSALVKLCDILDIDIKSVVAIGDQDNDREMILKAGCGVAMGNADDSIKNSANYIAKSNLEDGVSDILEKVINEEI; encoded by the coding sequence ATGAAGTATAAAATGGTAGTAGCCGACGCAGATGGAACCTTACTAAATGATAAAAAAGAAATAACAGTCGCAACAAAGAATAGCATTGAAAAATTTCGTGACAAGGGCGGTATTTTTACATTAGCAACCGGTCGAGGAATTTTATCTGCAACACCGTATATAAATGAGCTTAATATTGATGTACCTGTTATACTATTTAATGGATGTATGATATACGATCCCGTAAATAAAAAAATATTACATAAAAAATATCTTTCAGATGATCTATACAAGCTTACAGCAAATCTGTGGCAAGAAGGAAGGTACGATGTCGAGATACTTGTATACAGTATAGACGGCATATTTGTAAATAAAATTTCGGATTTTATCAAATCATATATGGCTATAGAACACGTCAAATGTGATATTGTAGATGACCTTTCCAGCCTTAATAAAATAATAAAAGTATTGTTTAGAGGCAACAGCAAAATGTCTTTAAAGCTTGTAGACGAAATAAGGCAATTATCAGACGAGCCTTTTACGTGCGTTCAGTCAGATGAATTTTTTATTGAGATATTGCCCTACGGCGTTACAAAAGGTTCAGCTCTCGTAAAATTGTGCGACATATTAGACATAGATATAAAAAGCGTTGTAGCAATAGGTGATCAAGACAATGACAGAGAAATGATTTTAAAGGCAGGGTGCGGCGTAGCCATGGGAAATGCCGATGATAGCATAAAGAACAGCGCCAATTATATAGCTAAATCTAATCTTGAAGATGGCGTAAGCGACATATTGGAAAAAGTCATTAATGAAGAAATTTAA